Proteins co-encoded in one Chaetodon auriga isolate fChaAug3 chromosome 9, fChaAug3.hap1, whole genome shotgun sequence genomic window:
- the LOC143325373 gene encoding protein FAM53C-like isoform X2: MVTLITEQLSKQSLEEPYCKAFSFNVNVSLPAVGSSPTVSWSACRSTQDTSSATQPSSKAFLLDDSCGPDSLWPSSHFGDPIQTPEVSFTDEAFQSSPPPPPPKRHCRSLSVPEDLSRCRSSWHPSASKDASVVLLPPQPSPGSSLIYGCSGMEHPALSPSPTSACSTPSSSRRDPHPALPRCHSQPCDMRKPRLKRRHDPDVLPCHRPGLDFSKMTQIGNHESLVCGTGGCIVQVSSQAEQRSAFSPAEFLGRASIGPLSESEEEEEEDKRKRTVIDGGLKIVFERDCTELDLNLIEEN, translated from the exons ATGGTGACGCTTATCACAGAGCAACTCAGTAAGCAGAGTTTGGAAGAGCCTTACTGTAAGGCTTTCTCATTCAATGTGAATGTG TCATTACCTGCAGTGGGCTCCAGTCCCACTGTCTCATGGAGTGCTTGTAGATCAACACAAG ACACCAGCTCAGCTACGCAACCATCATCTAAAGCCTTTCTTTTGGATGATTCCTGTGGACCAGACTCCCTATGGCCTTCTTCCCATTTTGGAGATCCTATCCAGACACCAGAGGTTTCCTTCACAGATGAGGCTTTCCAAAGTTCACCCCCGCCGCCACCTCCAAAACGCCACTGCCGATCCCTCTCTGTTCCTGAAGACCTGTCTCGGTGCCGCTCCAGCTGGCATCCAAGTGCATCCAAG GATGCCTCTGTGGTGCTTCTGCCCCCACAGCCGTCCCCTGGTTCTTCTTTGATATATGGCTGTTCTGGCATGGAACACCCAGCCCTGTCTCCATCTCCCACCTCAGCCTGCAGTACACCTTCCTCTTCTCGGCGCGACCCGCACCCGGCACTGCCGCGATGCCACTCACAACCCTGTGACATGCGCAAACCTCGTTTGAAGAGGCGCCATGACCCAGATGTTCTGCCCTGCCACAGGCCAGGCCTTGACTTCAGCAAGATGACACAG ATTGGGAATCACGAGAGCCTAGTGTGCGGTACAGGCGGTTGCATAGTCCAAGTGTCTTCTCAGGCCGAGCAGCGCTCAGCCTTCTCACCTGCAGAGTTCCTGGGACGTGCCAGCATTGGGCCTCTAAGtgaaagtgaagaagaagaggaggaagacaaaagaaaaagaactgtAATAGATGGAGGACTAAAGATTGTTTTTGAAAGAGACTGCACAGAGCTGGACTTAAACCTTATAGAAGAGAATTGA
- the LOC143325373 gene encoding protein FAM53C-like isoform X1 has product MVTLITEQLSKQSLEEPYCKAFSFNVNVSLPAVGSSPTVSWSACRSTQDTSSATQPSSKAFLLDDSCGPDSLWPSSHFGDPIQTPEVSFTDEAFQSSPPPPPPKRHCRSLSVPEDLSRCRSSWHPSASKVWTPVKRGCQSGGASSTGSGASSLPLCGPSSSFTSSSLHSSSSPTFFSLALSSDSPLPWSFPWDPCDKLKGACSASFATPSSCSSSPAPLVSHSVLQRRFSLSPVHIQDASVVLLPPQPSPGSSLIYGCSGMEHPALSPSPTSACSTPSSSRRDPHPALPRCHSQPCDMRKPRLKRRHDPDVLPCHRPGLDFSKMTQIGNHESLVCGTGGCIVQVSSQAEQRSAFSPAEFLGRASIGPLSESEEEEEEDKRKRTVIDGGLKIVFERDCTELDLNLIEEN; this is encoded by the exons ATGGTGACGCTTATCACAGAGCAACTCAGTAAGCAGAGTTTGGAAGAGCCTTACTGTAAGGCTTTCTCATTCAATGTGAATGTG TCATTACCTGCAGTGGGCTCCAGTCCCACTGTCTCATGGAGTGCTTGTAGATCAACACAAG ACACCAGCTCAGCTACGCAACCATCATCTAAAGCCTTTCTTTTGGATGATTCCTGTGGACCAGACTCCCTATGGCCTTCTTCCCATTTTGGAGATCCTATCCAGACACCAGAGGTTTCCTTCACAGATGAGGCTTTCCAAAGTTCACCCCCGCCGCCACCTCCAAAACGCCACTGCCGATCCCTCTCTGTTCCTGAAGACCTGTCTCGGTGCCGCTCCAGCTGGCATCCAAGTGCATCCAAGGTTTGGACCCCAGTCAAACGTGGCTGTCAAAGTGGAGGAGCATCTAGTACAGGCTCTGGAGCCAGCTCTTTGCCACTTTGTGGTCCCAGTTCCTCATTCACCTCTTCATCCTTACACTCATCTTCTAGCCCTACCTTCTTTAGCTTAGCATTGTCCTCTGACTCCCCACTACCATGGAGCTTCCCATGGGACCCCTGTGACAAACTGAAAGGAGCCTGTTCTGCCTCCTTTGCtactccctcctcctgctcctcttcaccGGCCCCCCTGGTTTCTCACTCAGTGCTGCAGCgccgtttctctctctcccctgtgcACATTCAGGATGCCTCTGTGGTGCTTCTGCCCCCACAGCCGTCCCCTGGTTCTTCTTTGATATATGGCTGTTCTGGCATGGAACACCCAGCCCTGTCTCCATCTCCCACCTCAGCCTGCAGTACACCTTCCTCTTCTCGGCGCGACCCGCACCCGGCACTGCCGCGATGCCACTCACAACCCTGTGACATGCGCAAACCTCGTTTGAAGAGGCGCCATGACCCAGATGTTCTGCCCTGCCACAGGCCAGGCCTTGACTTCAGCAAGATGACACAG ATTGGGAATCACGAGAGCCTAGTGTGCGGTACAGGCGGTTGCATAGTCCAAGTGTCTTCTCAGGCCGAGCAGCGCTCAGCCTTCTCACCTGCAGAGTTCCTGGGACGTGCCAGCATTGGGCCTCTAAGtgaaagtgaagaagaagaggaggaagacaaaagaaaaagaactgtAATAGATGGAGGACTAAAGATTGTTTTTGAAAGAGACTGCACAGAGCTGGACTTAAACCTTATAGAAGAGAATTGA